The following nucleotide sequence is from Cucumis melo cultivar AY chromosome 1, USDA_Cmelo_AY_1.0, whole genome shotgun sequence.
AACAATAACCTCACAAATCAAATGAAAAGGTACAAAACAAAAACCTCACAAATTATTAAGACGTATTTCACTATTCTCAAAACATAAAACCATTGTAAAAACGAGTATCTaaagtttgaaattttaatttagtcCGTACTTAAATAAGagcaaatgacaaaaaaaaaaagaaaaaaaccaccTCTTAGTTATGATTATAAGAGTTGAAAGTAAAATTACAAATAAGTGTAATTTACGGTGATCTTTGTAAATTTTccattaaatttaattatccaaaagaaaaggaagagtgCAGCAAAGAGTAAAGAATTCAAACATTAACTTGTAGCGCGCTCGAGGCCAGAAAAAAGAAACCAACCAAAGCAATAAGCATGCGGAAGGGGCAATCGCGCCAATGGATTGATCCAAGTGCCGCTTTAAACCAATTCCTTCGACACGTTCCCTTTCCACTACACTTCACCGCTTTCCTTTCTCCCTAAATATTACACTGCCTTGCCTTCCTTCCCGCATGCAAAAGCCCCGCCGTAATCACCACTGCCGCCTCCCCCTCATGCCTTCCACCGTTCCACTTCGCGAAGACTCTTGGACTTTTGACCATACTTCCACTCTCATCCATGCCTGGGGTCAACGTCATCTCGATTTGAACCGCGGTAGTCTTCGCCATAAACACTGGCAAGAGATCGCCGATGCTGTCAACTCCAGCCATGGCCACGACAAGAAGTTCTTTCGTACGGCTATTCAGTGTAAAAACCGTATCGATACGCTTAAGAGGAAGTACAAAATCGAGAAGGCGCGAATTCAAGAATCCGGCGGTGAGTACGTTTGCGCTTGGCCGTTTTTCTCATGCCTTGACGATCTTATAGGGAATAGCCATAAGGCTTCGACGTCGGTCTCCGTGTCTAACTCTCAATCCTCGCCGGTTACGACTCCGAGATTGTCGCTGTTCTCGAAGGTCCCGGTTGCTCCTCGATCCGTAATTAAGAAGCGTCGTTCGACTCACGTTTATAGGAGTTTTTGCGACTCCTACCTTCGTCGGGATGTGAACTTGAATGAGGATGAAGGAAAAGATGGTTTAGAATCTGATAATTCGCTCTCGAGTTCAAGTTTCAAGGACAGAGAGGTAGGTTATAGAAAACTGGCCGAGGCAATAAGGACGATTACCGATATTTATGAGAGAGTGGAGGCAGAAAAACAGAGGCAGGTGGTGGAATTGGAGATGCAACGAATGCAATTCACGAAGGATTTAGAGTATCAGAGAATGCAACTTCTTCTGGACATACACCTCAAGTTTCAAAAGATCAAACGCGCCAGGCGAGCTTCTGAAGCCGGTTAGTCCTTAGCTTCTAACTTCAATTGTCACTTTCTCTATCCCTTCTTGCTTTGCTTTACTTGTTGTTGTCGTAGTAGCGAGGTAACTTTAGCTTTCTGAATTAGGTTTGTTTGTTCTTATGTTTGCTGGATGAATTGCTATAGATTAGAAGTAGACGCATCCCATATTCGGATATTTCTGATGAAAGAGCAGTGTGTCTTTGGCGTATACTTGTAGAATAGAATAGGTGGATCAGATTATTCCGTGGCTATATAGAGAAAGTATAATAGGAGTAATAGTTGTTTATCAAAATTTCACATGATTGGTTACGGGGTTGGGACGAAAACGAATCAAAATTTGGCATCACTTGTGCATAAACTCTGGGTTTGGCAGTGTTATGAGGTCGTACCAGAGAATGGAGCTGTTGAGCCTTCTCAGGGTAAATTgagtttgtttttcttttttttcggAGAGGGAATATTTGTCTTCAATTTTACGGTTATATCATCCTGGTTCTCATGCTTCTAACTGTTTGAGTCTCAAGCTTATATAAAAACCTTGATCATTGCTGttaaaaattttcatataaGGTTTTGCGAGGTGCACTATAGAACTAGAAACTTATTGTTAGTGATCAAATTAGTTCATTATGTAAAACTGAAGGACCAAGTTACAATTAGAACATTCGAGATTAGATTAAAGATGAAACTGAAAGTTAATGGATTGAAGTAGGTTTTGAAGAGATTTAAACTCACGTTTCCACATCCCAGGGATGTATGATGAATCTTTTAAACATTCTCCTTTGCATTGTGTATGTAGGAAAATGAAGGTGTTTTATCAGAGCTCTGTACGGTGATTCATGATACCCCCAACATTTTCATTTTATCATCTAATGGCCTAAtagttaaaataaattttatgcCCTTATAACGTGCCCACCACCCTCTTCTCTTTCCACTAATTTTAATGGTGCAACCATGAAATCAATTATTTCTCTTTCCATGTGTGTGTCATGGGAGCTTAGCTGCTGGGAATAATCCACAGCTGCACAGAGGGAAGGAGGGATTCTTATGGTCTATTGGGTTAGGAAATAACTGAGAatgggagagagagagagagagtataTGTTAATACAGCCACGTTTCTCATTATTACTAGACCGTTCCTTCTCCCTGTAACTGACAAAAGGAGAAAGTGAGAGCTATTCTTTCTGCGCAGCTTTGTCATTTTACCAATCTGGGAGTGTTAAGAGAGGACGTATTGCATCTAGGATCTAATGGCAGCACTAGAGGGGGTGAAAAGGGCTGTCTACCAATTCTAATTTTGCAATGCAAATGAACAAGATAAACCTAACATGCAatctaaaaaattgaaaataaactCGGTGCAAAAGTAAAGCAAGTGTAGGGAAAAGATGACACTAAATTTATAGTGGTTCGGCAACGTGCCTACGACCATTTTCCAAGTTTCTTGGTTATTGAGAATGGTTCTCTTCTAATGAGAACAAAACCTACATGACCCTCTTTTCTTTACCTAGGCTAAAGAGAAACCTGGAACCTTTTCACTCGTTTAGGATCTAACCAATTTCTTTTTCACACAACCCAAGGTGCACCCACACCTTAATACAAAGTTCCAataaaaactaaacaaaaaCAATCCACCTCTAAATAGGTATGATTCACAAGTTTTGCTTAACACTCCAACAAATTCTCTCTCAACAATTACACTTACAAAAATTTGAGAAGAATGAGAGAAATTTTAGCCTCTTGAGCACTTGGATGATGGATCGAAATTGAGAAAAGGTTGCTGGAATTTTTCTCTTAATTTTCAAGAAAAGGTGGCTAGAAGAATGAATGATTGATAATAAAAAGGGAGGGTTTAACCTCAACCATTGGATCTAGGTTAAAAGGATGGATGGTTAAGATTGAATAGGATAGAAAATTAGGAAAAAATATTTGGGGATCGAGTGTAGAGAGCTTCACGATTTtcacctcttttttttttttttttttgaaaaaatgaaatcCAGATGTTGCAAGTTTATGTGGTTTCaatattttctctctttttttctccttttcttttcatctctCTTCCACAACCCGCCACATGTCATCTTATGGGTGATCCATGTTTGCCATGTCATCGATCACATCAAAATTAGTTCCCAATCTTCTTTTActcatatttttgtttgttgAGCTCCGATTCGAACAATTCAAGATgcattaaaatcatttttatgaactctacaaaataaatactttaaaaCACTAAAAGTCATTAGTACCCCAACTTGAGTTTGTTATCATCAAAATACTTGGTTTGATTGGAGCCCTAGAGCTAACTGCGTGGAATGGAAACTTGTTTGGGAGTCTATAGACATATGTCAGGTTGATGATCGATCAAGGAAGAAATGATTTTGGTTTGGCTTAGAAGGACATTTACTATCTGGCTTCATAGTTTTGACCTTTATGATGAAAACAAGAGAGAAACCACTACATTTCAAGTGTTATGTGCTGTTCGTACATTGCAGGCGAGTTGGATCAAGCATGCAACAAGAACATTAGTAAAGACAAAGGGTTAAAATATTAACTATTATGAACCTTTATTAATAAAGCCCCAATGTGTTCAAGACGCTTGAATGAGCATCAATTGCTCGATGTTTCAACTGCTCTTAATTTCTCCTAGATGAAAAATTATTGATTTGTAAATTTTACTTCCGTTCAGTCTGTCAGATATCAGATGCAGaggtcttttttcttttttctttttttttttggtcatgGACAACCAATTCTTCCTTGAGATGATATCCAAACAGCAATACTTTGTGGAAAGTTGAAATATTAACTATATTGCATCTCTCCTTCAGTATGACAGAAGGGAAAAAGATTCTGAATCAGTTCATTTCTAATATGTTCTCTACTAAAAACAGGATTATGCATATTATTGGTGAAAAGTCATATGAGTTTGTTGATTGCTTCTCCATGGATTTGGAAAAAGGGGGGAAAAAGTTTCTCACGAGTTCTTGATTAATGACTTGCTTTTCATATATCATACAAAGGGGTTAACTATCTCGTGCCTGTCCATTTTTGTTACAGATTGTTACACGTAGCCAACGAAGTATATAGTAAAGACTTCTTTCATTATTTGAAATAATGAAAGAAGTTGTTTTCATCTcagaaaaaggaaaaacccAAAGTAGCAAAGACGTCGATGTTTATTACTTTTGTGAAAAACACACATGCACAGCTTTGATGCAGGCCATGATTTCTGCTAGTTTCGGCCGGAGGATCTGGTGGTGGAAACGGAATGGAACAAGTTTTTGGATTAACCACCATTTCCTCCCTTTTTGTGAAGTTTCCAACAGCTTACGTGTGAGTAATTACCAATCTAATCACCTGCTTATTTTGTTCATCTGAATCAGCTacccaaatatatatatatatatatatatatatagttgtgTTATATTTGTTGGTGAGTATTCTATATTTCTCCCTACAAGTTCTGTGCATATTATATGTATCTATGTaggtgtgtatatatatatatatatatatatatatatatttacagtATGTCTATTTTCATATTTAATCTTAATGtgaatatctttaaatttaaataaactaTTGTTGGACCAGTAACACGAACTATTGTTGAACCAATAACATGTTATAATTTGGGTCAATTAAATTCCtattttttcataaatcatTCAATTTAGACCATCCGTTAGACTACTTTTGAAAACCATTTGTGCAGTGTGTACGACATTTTTAAATGTTGGttttaaaatatacaaaataatGTAATTGAGGGCTTAAACAGAGGGAATTATTGTAAATGTGGCAAATATTTTCACGTGGGAAAGTGGCATTGTTTAATGGTTTTGGTTTGCTTTTGGAGAGCTGCGCATGCATGATGCCGGAACAGAGCATTGTTTTTCTGCTGAAACATATTGTTGGAATATTGACAGAAATCATGCATAGAGGTTTCCAGTCTCCATTTTTTACTGTTTAAAAATAAAGCTCATTCTGTTATGGATTTATGGCTAATAAATCATGTTAGTCCTCCTGCTTTGAACTTTCaatctatatatacatattttttagTGAAACAATGTGGTGGAGGATTTGAACCTCctacttatatatattttttagtacaacaatcAGTTAGAGAATTCCTACTCTCCATCCGATCGTTAGCTTGAACTTATATcgttaattttcttttttagtttttatatcgttaattttttttttaatgaaaatatgataaatatataacattaagatagaataattgcatatatagtataaaaatcagtaaaaaaacttaaaaagtcCATGCTCATTTATCATTTTGAAAGCTAGATAGTAGTTATCATCAATAGCTATATCATCATTGGTAGTTGccatcattaaaaaaaatttaacaatttgaaaaatgtGTTCATTGTTGTTATCAATAATAGTCACTAAAGGGTATACTTGTCAGTTTACGAAAGTTTACTAGTTCATTAGTTAACATTTGATTAATGGTAGTCATTAAACAGTTATGTTTGGCATTTCCTAAAAAGACATTAGTTAGATGTTTAACATTGAAAATTTGTACAAGAtgacaataaaaaaatttagaaaaaacagTTTATAgcactttttttttacatattacaaatATGATAAGCAACTAAATTAGCAAATGACTATCAGAAAGCTATccgtttttaaatttgttacttttaCGTTtagcaatttagaaaatgtactAATATAAGCCTTATTATCATAAAAattcttttgttatatttgcaaacGTCCCTTTAACATTGGCTACTTTTGCAAACTATTCtcacattatatatttttttttcttgaatcGTGCTATTTGATCtcctaacttttttttttcttaataaaagaATGAGCAGTAAACTGTAGTGTGTTGTTCCTGGTGTAGAGACCAAAATATTATGTGATCTTTTTTGTTGTTTATGGctaaaattaattagttttgaAGTTTAAAAATTAGTTAGACTAGTAATTGGAGATATTGCACATTGGACAATAGATTTTACTGAGTATTAGGAAGAGGATTTCTCAAATTACTATGAATTTAGCTGAAATATTTTCTAACTtccctatttatataatataagaGTTATTAGGTTAAACGACAAAATTGTTAATTTTCATCCTTTATTGATATATTTACTATCACCTATCAATAATAAtgtatttataaattagtttatttattttattatatttgaaaacaatttcGTAATCAACCTCTTGAAACAAAAAGGtatacattttttaattttcaaattttgattttaatattaaaaagataaaatatataaactaataGATTGAAGTAATGTTTGTAGGCTTAATtcttaaaaatcaaatagttaaaaaaaagttttaattttaaatttttaaaaattaagcctATAGACATATTCTCGTtcatccattttttttttaattttataatctACTTTCTATAAATACTTTCAAAATTAAAACGAAGAAATAGGGAAAATGAGTGAACaaacaattaatttaattttctgtAAATATCTTTATCTAACACAATATCTAAAAGATGAATGGATGATCTACCTGGAATATTGAAATAAACATAGtgatcatatatatataataaatatagtGGATTAATGTATATTAATTTGGAGTCGTTTTCAAAGAAAAGCCTAAATTGCTTTAGGCTTTTCAAAGTCCAACTTGTTGGTTTCTATAGGCCACTCTCTCTTTTCCACAAAGCTTTATTATAGACGAGACACCAACATTTTTATTtcactttttctattttttttctatttttacttttaataCCACAACATTATTCTTTCTATTTAATTATCTGtccaataattttttttaattcaatgaCGATGGAATGATGAATGAAGATTAGATCTTTGATATCAAAGAAATATTATCCGTCCTTCAACTAAACTCATTTTAACACATTTCtaataaatttgattattaAAATAACGGAAAGAAACACTCGTTTTTGTTACctactttttaaaatgtttagttAACAAATTTCTAACAAAGCTTTGGGAACTTTATATGTATAAATGAACGATTAGAGAAAATTTTAGAACCCTTTTTTAGCTAAGGTAAGGTGTATCAACAAGGGAAATTACACTAGattacaaaaaaatttagaaaaagacAGCTCAtagcacttttttttttttttcatatagtAAATATTACAAATACGACAAATAATTAATGCTATCAGACGACTATCAAACGGTTATCAAAAGGCTATCGAAGGATTATCTGCTTTTAGATTTTTACTTTagcaatttaaaaaatgtagtgaCGTGACtcttattatcataattttttttgctatttttacaaatGCTCCTTTTGTTTTGGGTAAAACACAATCACTTCAAATCCCAAATCACTTCACACATGTCTAAGACTTCTTTTAATACAAAGATTAGTTTAACATCGGGATATTAGttattattttggttattttgatagaaaataattttattaggtTAGTTTTGAGTTGATTCTCAATGAATTAAGTGAAAGAAGTTAAATCACCATCCAATCTAAATTTATTCCCTTAAGAATCATTATAAGTTTAAATAATGGATTCAATTATTAGATACATATTGTTTTAAATCAGTCTAGCCATATATGCTACCAATTTGGAAGTGTATATATTATTGATATGATTGAAATTTTGTGACATTAATGTCAATTACAAAGTACTTCTTAGAAGGCCAACCCTTGTTAAAAGCATATTTTTTACCACTTTTTAGAAGAGATATATGTTTGTTTGAATATCTATATGTAatgtaatataataataaaaatggaaattaGGTTAAAAAGTATCCTcgattttataattttttaatacaacAAGAGTAAGAGAATTTATATCACAAAATTTTTGGTTGTCGGCACATTAAATAAGTCAGTTAAGTTATGTTTTTGTGCTTAAATTTCTCATTTTGTGTCAAATGATATATATAGattcttaaattttcaataaataaaCTAAACACGTATATTGAAAAGTTCATGAGTTCTATACGAGACATAATCAAGTTTTAAAACCTTCGAAAATATGTCAAACCCTAACTATTTGATACAACATTGAAAACTCAATAACCAattatagatatatattttttaaaagtacaCATTAACTTATTGAACACTTTTGAAAGTTCAAGAATCAAATAGAATATGTCAAAGTGAGTTTAACTCAACGGTAATTAGTATAGTcttccttttaattttaaatcaaatgTCTGATTTCCCATCTCTAAAATCTTGTAGATACAACTTTAAAGAGTTGAAAATCGTCGTTAAACCTTTTAAATTAACCTAATTTTAAAGATTTTTCTCATGAAACCAACTAAATTAAAAGAGTacatatgattcaaataatgaTCATGCTAAGTAAGCATCTCTTTAATAGCCATTACAAGTTGCATAGAAAGAGGCAAAGAAAGCACAAGTTAAAGGATAAAAGAGTACAAACCAAGCATGCACACAGCACACATATTACAAAGCTCAGCCAAATTAAGTACACATTGAGAGTTTTGTGATATATCAAAAGCTGAGAAAAATTCAAAAGGCATAAGGGGAAATGAAAACTCTCTGATCATAAGTACTATTGGCTTTAATAGAATTTGATAGAGATTCTATCCCCCCAATCCacttaaaatataattttatattttatcttATGATCAAATTTCTTCTCTCAGTTCTTCACTTGTCCTTGGTCCCTTCATCTCTAATATATATTCCCTGCaaatacaaaaatataacaataacaataataataatgtatagTTAGATATATATAGTTTATCAAAGGTTGAAAGAAAGTTGGTCATACccaagaaaaaaacaaatacaaaattaaatcaTTCTAAGcatgtttttaataattatttaaagcaAGTATTAAGTTGATGAACATGAGAAAATTATAATTCAAATGACTCCCTACACATGGAAAATGTCATGAAGCAAATGTGAAGATCATGTGGCTAAATATACTTGCAAGAAACATATATGTACTACCAACAAATAACCTAAACTAAAAGTGAACTATAAAGATTCATTGACCTAATTTGTGAATCTTATTCTCTCCCTGCATTAAGTGTTTAATAATGCTTCCAAAGTCTCTTTCGGTTAACAACAACATTCCTATCACCATACTTAATCAAAAGAAACATAACTCAATTGACATCAAGTATATACGATAACTTAAAAGTTGAAAGTTCGATTTTCTCATCtacatattacaaaaaaaaaaaaaaaaaaaaacacacacacacactctgtcaaacaaaacaaatataaacaataCAATATTTGAAATTGAATATAAATGAATTTACCTTCTAATAAGCAACCAACATATATggttatatgtatataaaagcATTAACGTGATGAACATAACTCAATTTcataaaattctcaattaaagaCAAGAAGAGACAAGGAAACATAAACAAAAGACACTTTAATTTGGTTTGAAAACTTTAAATCCACTGAATAATTATGCAAGTGAATGAAAAACCATTGATGGGGTTTGCATTTTGGAATTAAAATAAAACCCTAGCTAGTTTATAACCTAGTTGTTGTTTTTCTAAAAACTAAATTTGTAGGAAGGATCcaagaaaattaatttaagcAGATTTTtggggaaaaggaaaaaaggaaaaagaaaaaagagggaaaTAAGGAATATATATCAAAAGACTTTCAAGTCCAAACATTTAGATGATGGAATATAACTCAGTGACCCACAAAATCTAATATTGGACAAGAAGCAAATCTAGACATAGTACGAAGGTaaaacttaaataaaataaataatatttcatgagtttctttttctaaaaaaaaaaaacacacaattAGTGGTTCATTAATTTAACAATTAAAATAGTGAATAGCATGGGTGTGTGTCTCATATAATGCAAATAATAGAGATTTGGTTGTGACAATAAATCATACAGATATTTCAGAAATAGAAGAGATTATAAGAAgattaacaaatatttaaagcCCTACACAATAAAGCACACTTCAAACTTTTATATCACTATTGCAAAATACATTACCAATTAAGGACATGATTTTTGTCATAAGACAAGAATATTaacttaattaactaattttctttataaaaaacaTCACATTTTAttgaagaaattaaaaagaatgaTAGAGAATATATTCACAATCATCCTAGAAATGCATGAGTTTACTTTCAGAATGCTTATATATAGAGAAGAACTATATCCAAATAACCTTAAATCACACTTACTTACCATTAATTAGTATCAAAGTTCCATTATATTTTAAACTCTATGTCATAGACGTAGAGTTGTTATAGGTAATCTTTTGTGATTATTCAGATAGGATACAGAACACATCCtaaaattgataaaagaaattTGAAACAAACAAAGATCATAACACGTATACTCCAAAAATTTCAAGGATAATAATTCAACTTCAactacttttatatatattatcacACGTATATCTAATTTTCTTGAGCCAGATATACTAGAGGATAAGAGGAATCAGAAGGTGTAGCTAGAAATATTAATTAGGTTAACACATTTATAAAACTTTCATCATATATATCTCAAACCCAAAAGTagattttgattaattaactATCTTAAACGTTAAATTTCGACATCGACTGGGCATGATCgaacaaacaaaaagaagatGATATAAGTATTTAGTATAGAGTTAAATTTAATTACCATATGTAAATAGTTTTGAGAAAGGGAGATAGGGTTTGATAGAGATGCTCAAGGCACAAAGTGCATCATGGAGGTTGAGCTAGAATCTTGATCATCATGACCTCCTCCTTTGGTTTGATTAATAGTActagtcttcttcttcttctttttgtaaGGAATTCCCCTTGCTTTAGCTTGACATTCCCTAACATCCCTAAGATAAACCCTAATTGCACCACTAGCAAAAGGATTAGTCTCTTGAGAACCACCATTTTCTTCATAAGCAGCTCTTAATCTCCCAATTAAAGCATCTAAACTTCCCCAAGCTTGTCTTAATGGACAAGTACAAGGGGCAGGTGGCTCAGGCTGTCCATAAAACATACAACCTTGAATATGAACTTTTGTTTTACCAAATTGATCGAGGTACCTTAAAAATTCCAATACTTGGTTGCAATTACAATGAGAAAGAGGAACTGGTGGCCTTTGATTCTTCAAATATTGGCAAAATGTGTTCCAATCTCTTCTTTTTTGTGATTCATATCTACTTGGGGTTGTTGATCCATGAGTACTTCCACCACCAGAACTTGATGAAGATCCTTCTGAAAAATCTTTGCTAATTGATCCTTCGATTGACATTTTTTTCcccttcttctttctttgttttcctTTTGGGTTTGTA
It contains:
- the LOC103495499 gene encoding trihelix transcription factor ENAP1-like isoform X1, with product MQKPRRNHHCRLPLMPSTVPLREDSWTFDHTSTLIHAWGQRHLDLNRGSLRHKHWQEIADAVNSSHGHDKKFFRTAIQCKNRIDTLKRKYKIEKARIQESGGEYVCAWPFFSCLDDLIGNSHKASTSVSVSNSQSSPVTTPRLSLFSKVPVAPRSVIKKRRSTHVYRSFCDSYLRRDVNLNEDEGKDGLESDNSLSSSSFKDREVGYRKLAEAIRTITDIYERVEAEKQRQVVELEMQRMQFTKDLEYQRMQLLLDIHLKFQKIKRARRASEADCYT
- the LOC103495499 gene encoding trihelix transcription factor ENAP1-like isoform X2; the encoded protein is MQKPRRNHHCRLPLMPSTVPLREDSWTFDHTSTLIHAWGQRHLDLNRGSLRHKHWQEIADAVNSSHGHDKKFFRTAIQCKNRIDTLKRKYKIEKARIQESGGEYVCAWPFFSCLDDLIGNSHKASTSVSVSNSQSSPVTTPRLSLFSKVPVAPRSVIKKRRSTHVYRSFCDSYLRRDVNLNEDEGKDGLESDNSLSSSSFKDREVGYRKLAEAIRTITDIYERVEAEKQRQVVELEMQRMQFTKDLEYQRMQLLLDIHLKFQKIKRARRASEAGK
- the LOC103495500 gene encoding protein LIGHT-DEPENDENT SHORT HYPOCOTYLS 10 — translated: MSIEGSISKDFSEGSSSSSGGGSTHGSTTPSRYESQKRRDWNTFCQYLKNQRPPVPLSHCNCNQVLEFLRYLDQFGKTKVHIQGCMFYGQPEPPAPCTCPLRQAWGSLDALIGRLRAAYEENGGSQETNPFASGAIRVYLRDVRECQAKARGIPYKKKKKKTSTINQTKGGGHDDQDSSSTSMMHFVP